A DNA window from Centroberyx gerrardi isolate f3 chromosome 5, fCenGer3.hap1.cur.20231027, whole genome shotgun sequence contains the following coding sequences:
- the srsf3b gene encoding serine/arginine-rich splicing factor 3b, whose product MHRDCPLDCKVYVGNLGNNGNKTELERAFGYYGPLRSVWVARNPPGFAFVEFEDPRDATDAVRELDGRTLCGCRVRVELSNGEKRTRNRGPPPSWSRRPRDDYRRRSPPPRRRSPRRRSFSRSRSRSLSRERRRERSISRDRNHKPSRSFSRSRSRSRSNERK is encoded by the exons ATGCATAGAGACTGTCCTCTTGACTGCAAGGTCTACGTTGGAAATTTGGGCAACAACGGAAACAAGACAGAGTTAGAGAGAGCATTTGGCTACTATGGTCCACTCCGCAGTGTTTGGGTGGCCAGGAACCCCCCAGGTTTTGCTTTCGTAGAATTTGAAGATCCCAGAGATGCAACTGATGCAGTGCGCGAGCTTGATGGAAG GACACTGTGTGGTTGCCGTGTTAGAGTGGAGCTGTCTAATGGCGAGAAACGCACCCGCAACCGTGGTCCTCCTCCTTCGTGGAGCCGGCGTCCTCGAGACGATTACAGGCGTCGTAGCCCACCGCCCAGACGAAG ATCCCCACGCAGGAGGAGCTTCAGCCGCAGTCGAAGCAG GTCCCTCtccagagaaaggaggagggagagatccATCTCCCGGGACAGGAACCACAAACCTTCAAGGTCCTTCTCTAGATCAAGGAG CCGCTCCAGGTCTAATGAGAGAAAGTAG